The region AGTCTCCTGCTCCTGCTGTCCTGTGTCTTTACCTGGCCACTGTCGACTTACACCTGACTGAAAACTCTGATAAATATTAAGAACAATACAATATCCTCAGGATATTGATTGGTAGCACAGGCTACCCGATTCTTTGCCAGCCCCTCAAATATGGACTGAATCTAAATTGGCTTTTTATTATTGAGTATTTCTGATTAAATATGAGTGAAAAGTGAGGGAGAAAGAggtgaaaaaaagacaatctgAATAAATTAGACGGAAATCATCCACGGctgagttttttcttcttctcctcctccgaTTAAAGCTTTTGAGAATATGTAATTGCCTCTGTCTAATTACACTTGCGGGTTGAATATCAATTTGACCTTCAGCTGTTGGGTTGAGAGAGCCAATCAAGGATATTAGTGTAGTACAAGAAACCGTTCGAGGAAACAGACCCCAGGGGCAGACCCTAGTCATAACCACACTTTCAGCTTGGGTTTTAAACATGATACCAAAAAGACCAGGCCCCTCGGGAGTCAACACACAGAAATAATTCAACAGATTTGTACTTAGGTAATGTGAGCAAATGATATGAATAATAcattgggggtgggggggggtgcAGGAATGGAGCAGAAGAGGGaggggtggtgtgtgtgtgtgtgtgtgtatgtgtgtgtgtgtggagggggctGGGGGACTGCTGTAGTCACTGTAATCATTTACAAGTCTGACTCGACATTTTGAGgcctttattttccttctggCTCACAGAGGCAGGCAGCCATATTGACccattcagtatttttttttttaatgctacatcTGGGCAGCACACACACAAGTCAGCATGCAAACTCCTTATATACTAGTATACTCTGATCTGATCTGCACAAGTCAACTTGTTGCATTTGGCTTGCAAACCAGTATTTGAAACAGTTCTTCATCACGCACAGATGCAGTGCAGTAGATTaaggcagaaaaaacaaaaaaactgctcTAGTGACTGAATGCAAAGCACTCCAAATCCACCATGTAATTAAAAAGCAGTCGTcaaaagaagtgaaaaaagaacaaaacattttaataacgAAACATCAGCGTATCAGTTATTGTGAAAGATGCAACTCTCTCCAACTTTTGCTATCCAGTCATGGTTTTGGCACACACTGAGCTGCTCACACAAGACGTGACGTGGGCCTCCAGCTTTTGTACCGCGGTGTAAACAAGAGGTTTGAACGGTCAAACGCCTGAGTGAGCTGTACCATAATCCCCCTCACCCCCCTCCAAATCCGTCCTTTGAGAAACTTCCAATACACTCTTATAACAGGTGCCTGTTGCGTGCGGGTTATTGCAGCATTTTCGAACTTTTGAAATCGGggcaaatttgaaaatattgcgAAAATAGTTTTAGAGGTTACTAATTTATTCATGCAACTTGATGATTTTACTccatgcattttaaaaactttcaaagcattttacgtatatgcatttttttttttttagcactcaCCTGTGTGTGTCCTTTTATGAATTTTTAGATTCTCGGATCTTGCAAACACTTTACCGCAGCCAGGGAAGGGGCAGGGAAACGGTTTCTCACCGGTGTGTACTCGAATGTGATTCACCAGTTTGTATTTCGCCTTAAACGGCTTGCCTTCCCTCGGACACTCTTCCCAAAAGCAAATGTGGTTCGCCTGCTCCGGTCCTCCGACGTGCTCCACCGTCACATGCGTGACGAGTTCGTGCATGGTGCTGTAAGTTTTAGAGCAGAGTTTCTTGGGCGAGTGCTCCGGCTCCAGCCACTTGCAAATCAGCTCTTGCTTTATCGGCTGCCTCATGTAGCGGAAAAAAGCCCCCGGTCCTccgtggtggtggtggggatGGTgcgggtggtggtggtggtggtggtggtgagcGCCGAGATTCATGTTTAGATTCAGACCGCCGTAGCCGTGCAGAGGCGAGGCGGAGAAGGGATCAGCCCTGGAGCTTGCTACTTGACTCAAGTGATCAGACCGAACGTACATTTCTCCAGGTAGTCCTAACCTTATTTGTCCATTCAGCGCCTGGCCACCCGGTGATCCGCTGGAAGGCTGCTCGTGGTGGAGTCCGGAGAAGAGGGTGGTGTGGTTCCCTGCGTCAGGGTGGTGACCATAGTGTCCGGGATAGCTACCTGTTGTTGAGACAAACATTCCGTGGTGAGAAGCTGGACCAGCAGTCTGGTCGGTCAGTACCGGCATGGCTTGAGCCGTCAGATCTCTCCGGATGAGGAAATCCCTACCTGCGGATAGAGCCTGGGCAGTATGGGGCATAGAATAAGGGACCGACGTCGGCTGAACCGGGCCAAAAGCTCCCGTTTGACTGGAGACCACTTCACTGTGGCCTGCCATATGATGAttgtggtggtggtgatggtggtgggGATAATGATGGGCTGGGCTGATTTTGAGGGCCGCGGAGTGCCCCATGTGTTCTGGCCCGAATGGACTCGGCCCCAGGCGGGGTTCCGCAGTAATCTCCCCAGGGTGCGAGTGAGCCATTGAGTGTGGATGGCTGCCGAACCCCGGGAAGCCTGTCACGCTCTGAGGGGTatggtggtgatgatggtgatggtggTGAGCCCCTGCCAAGTCAACTAATCTCAGCGCCGTGTTCCGTTTGGAAAACGCAGGGTCCATCACGGGGCTTCCCAAAGCATCCACGCTCATTACTTCCTAATTTTAGAATAACTTGACAGCAggcaaaataataatgatgatggcaaatatattttaatcgcaatggcaaaaaaaaaaaataaagaaaaaaaaactttataaagtTAAGTCTATCTGCAGACAACATGGAATCCCATTCGGTTGAGAGGCAGCAGCAGGACGCTTTGATACTGAATAGAGATTCATGGTAGGCGCTGCAGCCCGTGGAGCCAAACAATCACCCCGCGCTCTAATTGGTCAGAGCTCTGTGATTGACGTCACCAGTGACAGTTCCCAACGtgatgaaaaatgtcttagtGACAGCGAGCAGCCAGTGCGCATGCGCTGTGCTGGAGGCAGCGCTTGAGAAAAATAGTTATGCAAAGGTTATTATAGAATATAACTATTAAAAAGTTTATCCGGATATACGGTGTCCTTTTATGTTGAGGCAGCAAACAAAGGCTGAAGTTAAAGGATACACTCTCACCCCTCTTATTTCTTTCCGCGGCTACATGAAAGAGCGTGCATATTGACGTATATATTTATAAAGTTATGTCGATCATAAATAATGCAGTGATATCTTCATTTTGAACCGCAACGCGCGCAGCCCCGACTATAAGCTCAAATTACGCACAATTTTACGCACGTAAAATGATCGTTGATAGTAGTGGAGGGGTCGAAAGAAAGTTGTGCAAAGAATCGCGCCGCGTGTCGAGCTTTAAAATAGAccgaaggggaaaaaaatagttaaGCGCTTTGGAGGAAGCTTCGTATTAAAATATGCAGCCGCCCCTGCTCTGCAGCGTCTACAGCGGAGTTGGCTCGCCGCTGTAGCCCCAGGGAGATCCGGAtccgtgtctgtgtgtgttcagcGGCTGAACCATTCGGGGAACCCGCGGCCATGCTCCCGGAGAGGAGGAAAAATGTAATGGACGAGACCTGTTGTTATGATTCGGAgcgattttttcccccctttgcGTTAGACCTAAGGACGGCAGCAGATGAGGGTCACGGGAGGTGGTTCGGTCGAAGACTTTTAATTCCAAAATAGAACGAGTGTATGCTGTGAGTACCACAGAGAATAGCATTATCTTATGTAATAATTTCTGGTTAGATCTGAAtactgaaagaaagaaaaaaaaatgcttgggaATTTTCTTTTAGCAACCTTTGAGGACATTCTATTTTAATTCGCTGACAAAAGTGATCGTTTAAAAACGTTAATTTAACAGTGAGCAGATATTGCATGGTTAGACATTCGTGAAACAAAGTTGCAGAATCAATAACAATTCCCTGGGAGGTgaaatgtggatttttcttcttgttaTCCATCACTTCTCTGCTTTATAAGTTTTTAACCTGCTTATTTTCTAAAAGCTGTCTGAACACCTGACGTTTTTCAACGTTTGGACTATATTGtgtgtttaatatttatgtaaaaactcAAATGTTAAGAAGAAATGcgcttttaaaagttttcatatAGAGAACAGGTCGCTTTGGTGTTAACTTtaagcttttatgtttttgagtttAAGCCGAACGTTATTCTTTAAGACTAGAGAGCATTAATTTCATCtcattgcttttcttttatgtttgtgCTAAAAAGAGGTCCGAATGATGGCAGGAGCGTTTAGGTGACTTTCCTTTTCAGATAACTGAAACAAAGTAATGgtataaaatgaattatatgCACTTGCCTGGTTGATTGTCATTTCTCAGTATTTCAAATGAAAGATAAAACTGCActgttattttacatttgccACGAATTGATCTGTCAGTGCCTTCGCTGACAGCATCGCGTTAGATCGTAAGTCAATATTTGGAGACGTGGTGGATCCCGAAGACGTTTATTAAAAGGCCTTTACGCGCGACCGACTCACAGCTGCAGAATTCAAAGAGGGGCATCACAGCAACAGTGAGCAGTGTAATGCAAAACTTGGTCGGCAAGGGGCTATTTCTGATCCAAGTTGAGCATGCACTCACTCAATGAGTCACCTAGTAGCGCTTGGCGACGTGTAGGCAGGAATCATGCACAGGATCATAAACATAAACGCCACATATTGCAGCGACATCTCATAAAGAGGTGTTGGCTTTAAATCTGCTGTAAATCCGTGACAataaacatggtggtgacatTTAAATTCTGCGCATTCTAGTTACTGCACTAAACAAGAAATGCTCTTTTATTTATGCAACATTATTTGCACCTTAAAATTACGTCTCTTATTCATTTGAATAACTTTtgctcaacattttttttgtcacccaGATTTATGTTTATTCTCACTTGTTGCTCATTGCCTGCTGTTGTGTCGCTTGCAAATTTGATatcaaagatttatttgaatTCTGCAATGCACATTAAGTCCATGCCTTAAGAAAGCCCCCAAAACCTCAAATCTCTGCTCCGgaacttttatgttttcttaaagcaatgttttttcttcttttgcgtATTCATCCCAAACCTTCCCCTCTTGGGTTTCCAAGACTGATTTGGAAAAGCAGCCTTCAGATTCTAGAATACAATTCGAGTGACCCATAATGGCGTGGTCTGGGTTGTTTCTTTTGGCTTTAACCACCAGCACCCGGAGGCTCCTGTAGAGAGAACACCGCAAATCCCACTTGATAACTTCGACAACACCATGGACTATATGCACCACTGGCCTGCAAAGAAGGGGCCATGTTGCTCTACCGCAAAGCAGGCGAATCGCGATGGACGCATTAGGAATCGTGGTATAGGTCCAAGTTAAACACTAACGTGAAAACCGAAATCACAGATGTTCCACAATTTAGACAGGCAAACAAGGTATTCAGATTTTGATTTCCTTTGAGTTAAAGTGGataatttcataataaaaaaaaaaaaacagaaggtcGTGTCAGTAGTTAGACGAGACTCCCTGTTGGTATTTAGAGAAACATACTTGAAATGGAAAAGTCTCCAATTTTCCTGCAAAATTAAAGAGCTTCTATCTGAGAACAAAAACTCTCCTGACTACTAGAAGCCCATtcaatccaattttttttttcttttatgaaacaTTAGACGGGCAGACTTGACGAATTAAAATCCGTTCGTCAAAGTGCTTAATTGAACTAAATGTTTCCAATTACGCATCAAAGGGCTACTCTTCCCAATTTAATGTGGttgacaaagaaaatgtaacacTTTACGGTTATCACATATTTCCCTTATGTTCTGAGGTaatatgtgtctttttttttcccctcccttaCTATTTAGCCGTTTAACTAAATTCCCAGTCAGCAATCTGAAAATATCTGCGACTGATGATGTCAAGAGACATGGACGTGCGGGCCACAGCATGGTGGATTGTTATTTGGTGAGTGCATGTTATTGGGGAGCACCAATGAAcgagcagctgcagctcccaCGTGACCGCCCCCTCTCCTCTCCCATTCATCAGGGCTGGACTGTGTTGTCTTTTCAATTCATTTATCTGCAGGAATGATTGCGACTATCAGTCTAGAGCTCACCGTCTGACTGAGGAGGTGAAAGTAGCGCCACAGGAAGATAAACCGCAAAAAGACAATATTACATGTAGTAAATACATGGTTTTTGCGTACGCATCGGATGAGCGGTGCAGGGGAATTCCTTCCGTCGtgaacgaaaaaaaaaaaagtaaacagaatTCGTTGGATTCGAGTTCAGAAGAGATaagctgcagagagagaggaggaggaagaataTCTGCGCGTGTTTTCTTTGAGTTCTGCGCTCAGTCGTCTCGAAGAGTCAAGACTGAAGATGCTCTTGGACGCAGGACCGCAGTATCCCACCATAGGAGTCACTACTTTCGGCTCCTCTCGGCATCACTCAACAGGAGAGGTGGCGGAGCGGGAAGTGGCGCTGGGGATCAACCCTTTCGCGGACGGCATGGGCGCCTTCAAGATCAACCACAGCTCCCACGACATCAGCTCCGGGCAGACAGCGTTCTCATCCCAGGCTCCCGGCTATGCAGCGGCGGCCGCCCTGGGACACCACCATCACCCGACCCACGTTGGTTCCTACTCCACGGCGGCGTTCAACTCCACCAGGGACTTTCTCTTCAGAAATCGGGGTTTCGGGGACGCGGCTGGGGCGCAGCACAGCCTGTTTGCCTCCGGCAGCTTCGGGGGGCCGCACGGACATTCGGACGCGGCGGGGCACCTGCTCTTCCCAGGGCTCCACGAGCAGGCGGCGAGCCACGCGTCCTCCAACGTGGTGAACAGCCAGATGCGACTGGGCTTCTCGGGGGACGTGTACGGCCGGGCTGATCAGTATGGGCATGTCACGAGCCCGCGTTCCGATCACTACGCATCCACACAGCTACACGGCTACGGCCCCATGAACATGAATATGGCTGCGCACCACGGAGCGGGGGCCTTTTTCCGCTACATGAGGCAGCCCATCAAGCAGGAGCTCATCTGCAAGTGGATCGAGCCGGAGCAGTTGACAAACCCCAAAAAGTCGTGTAACAAAACTTTCAGCACCATGCACGAGCTGGTGACCCACCTGACAGTGGAGCACGTGGGGGGGCCTGAACAGACGAACCATATCTGCTTTTGGGAGGACTGCTCCAGAGAAGGGAAGCCCTTTAAAGCCAAATACAAACTTGTAAATCACATCAGAGTGCACACCGGAGAAAAGCCCTTTCCGTGTCCGTTTCCCGGCTGCGGCAAAGTGTTTGCCCGATcggaaaatctgaaaattcaCAAAAGGACTCATACCGgtaagaaatggcaaaaaataccCTGCCAAATCGGTGCTGACAAAATCCCCTCCGAAACGTGCATGCGATCCGGGTGGTTATTTACTAGAGTAGGGCAGTTGGAGCCTGCAAACTGACATGCGGTGCTTTACAGCTGTCGACAGAAAAtacttcactgcaaaaatattgtctaaatataattttaaccTTAATGAATTGTATGCAGTGCATGCGTCCTGCACAGTGTTTGATcacaacttgtaaaaaaaacaaacaaaaaaaaaacaacatgcattttatcattttatcatCTTTGACaatcaaaacaacagcaaaaatccaaaaacatatttcattccTTGCATTATTTAGGTGAGAAGCCTTTTAAGTGCGAGTTCGACGGCTGCGACAGGAGGTTCGCAAACAGCAGTGACCGCAAGAAACACATGCACGTCCACACGTCGGACAAGCCGTATCTGTGCAAAATGTGCGACAAGTCGTACACGCATCCCAGCTCCCTCCGAAAACACAtgaaggtaaaagaaaaaagatattaaTATTGTAAATTATATAtacgtgtgtgtttgtgtgtgtgtgtgtgtgtttcgttctctttgcaaaaataacattaGAAACTCCTTTTATATGTGTTACAATAGAATGtcgttttcttctctttttatgtgcagtttttttatttagttttttttttaaatcagatatatatatatatatatatatatatatatatatatatatatatatatatatatatatatatatatatatatatatatatatatatatatatatatatatatattttatttattattattttttggtttgtttgttttatttttagcaagaTAAAGAAAGTTAATCCTATCTTTTCTCAAGCGCAAAATGAGATTAGGATTTGAGTGAGAATAATTGGGCTTTACTTTGTTTTCGATTTGTGAGCATGTCCAAAGCAGTCATGTCAGAAGTAAAATAGCATCTCTTCTCTGCTTTCTGCTTCTAAGTAAAGCGAGTGTACTTCCCCCCCGACCCCCCAATTCCCCTCTTCCCTCCTTTTCACTACCCCAGGTCCACGAATCCAC is a window of Xiphophorus maculatus strain JP 163 A chromosome 21, X_maculatus-5.0-male, whole genome shotgun sequence DNA encoding:
- the LOC102231568 gene encoding zinc finger protein ZIC 4-like isoform X1, which encodes MSVDALGSPVMDPAFSKRNTALRLVDLAGAHHHHHHHHHTPQSVTGFPGFGSHPHSMAHSHPGEITAEPRLGPSPFGPEHMGHSAALKISPAHHYPHHHHHHHNHHMAGHSEVVSSQTGAFGPVQPTSVPYSMPHTAQALSAGRDFLIRRDLTAQAMPVLTDQTAGPASHHGMFVSTTGSYPGHYGHHPDAGNHTTLFSGLHHEQPSSGSPGGQALNGQIRLGLPGEMYVRSDHLSQVASSRADPFSASPLHGYGGLNLNMNLGAHHHHHHHHPHHPHHHHGGPGAFFRYMRQPIKQELICKWLEPEHSPKKLCSKTYSTMHELVTHVTVEHVGGPEQANHICFWEECPREGKPFKAKYKLVNHIRVHTGEKPFPCPFPGCGKVFARSENLKIHKRTHTGEKPFKCEFDGCDRRFANSSDRKKHSHVHTSDKPYNCKVRGCDKSYTHPSSLRKHMKVHCKSPPPSSGYESSTPSLVSPSSDLGREPAGGPSMVSEPPVGSSQQQQPANLSEWYVCHSSGASGGQTPPSGHSTPDPSEEPAYRNPQPRDAF
- the zic1 gene encoding zinc finger protein ZIC 1: MLLDAGPQYPTIGVTTFGSSRHHSTGEVAEREVALGINPFADGMGAFKINHSSHDISSGQTAFSSQAPGYAAAAALGHHHHPTHVGSYSTAAFNSTRDFLFRNRGFGDAAGAQHSLFASGSFGGPHGHSDAAGHLLFPGLHEQAASHASSNVVNSQMRLGFSGDVYGRADQYGHVTSPRSDHYASTQLHGYGPMNMNMAAHHGAGAFFRYMRQPIKQELICKWIEPEQLTNPKKSCNKTFSTMHELVTHLTVEHVGGPEQTNHICFWEDCSREGKPFKAKYKLVNHIRVHTGEKPFPCPFPGCGKVFARSENLKIHKRTHTGEKPFKCEFDGCDRRFANSSDRKKHMHVHTSDKPYLCKMCDKSYTHPSSLRKHMKVHESTNPASQPSPAASSGYESSTPPTIVSPSTENQSSSSISPAASAVHHTTSHSTLSSNFNEWYV
- the LOC102231568 gene encoding zinc finger protein ZIC 4-like isoform X2, with product MSVDALGSPVMDPAFSKRNTALRLVDLAGAHHHHHHHHHTPQSVTGFPGFGSHPHSMAHSHPGEITAEPRLGPSPFGPEHMGHSAALKISPAHHYPHHHHHHHNHHMAGHSEVVSSQTGAFGPVQPTSVPYSMPHTAQALSAGSYPGHYGHHPDAGNHTTLFSGLHHEQPSSGSPGGQALNGQIRLGLPGEMYVRSDHLSQVASSRADPFSASPLHGYGGLNLNMNLGAHHHHHHHHPHHPHHHHGGPGAFFRYMRQPIKQELICKWLEPEHSPKKLCSKTYSTMHELVTHVTVEHVGGPEQANHICFWEECPREGKPFKAKYKLVNHIRVHTGEKPFPCPFPGCGKVFARSENLKIHKRTHTGEKPFKCEFDGCDRRFANSSDRKKHSHVHTSDKPYNCKVRGCDKSYTHPSSLRKHMKVHCKSPPPSSGYESSTPSLVSPSSDLGREPAGGPSMVSEPPVGSSQQQQPANLSEWYVCHSSGASGGQTPPSGHSTPDPSEEPAYRNPQPRDAF